GCGGCCGGCCGACAGGCGCACGCGGGCCTTGGGCATGGTGATGCGCGCCACGGCGATCACCCGCACGAAGTCCAACGGGTCCACCGGTTCGCTGTCGGCCAGCGGGGTGCCGGGCACGCGCACCAGGCTGTTGATGGGCACCGACTCGGGGTAAGGGTTCAGATTGGCGAGCTGGGCGAGCAGGCCGGCGCGGTGCACGGGCGCCTCGCCCATGCCCACGATGCCGCCGCAGCACACGCTGATGCCGGCGCCGCGCACGTGCTGCAGGGTGTCGAGCCGGTCCTGGTAGGCGCGGGTGCTGACCACGTCGGTGTAGTACTCGGGCGCGGTGTCCAGGTTGTGGTTGTAGTAGTCGAGCCCGGCGTCCTTCAGCGCCTGCGCCTGGTGCGATTCGAGCATGCCCAGCGTGGCGCAGGTCTGCATGCCCAGCCCTTTGACGGCGCCGATCAGCTCGCTCACTTTCTCGATGTCCCGGTCCTTGGGCGCGCGCCAGGCGGCGCCCATGCAAAAGCGGGTGGCGCCGGCATCCTTGGCGGCCTGGGCCGCGGCAGTCACCTCCTGCACGCTCATCAGCTTCTCGGCTTTCACGCCGGTGTCGAACTCGGCCGACTGCGGGCAATAGCCGCAGTTCTCGGGGCAGCCGCCGGTCTTCACCGACAGGAGCGTGGCCAATTCGATGTCGCCGGCAGGCCAGTGCTCGCGGTGCACGGTCTGGGCCTGGAACATCAGGTCCATGAACGGTTTGTCCAGCAGCGCCTGGATGGCCTCGACGGACCAGGGCCCGGCGGGCACCTGGGCGACCGGCGGGCGGCGGTGCAGTTGCACGGCTTGCGCCGCGGCGGGGGTGGGTTGGACAGCGGTGGTTGGCATGGTGGGCGGGCCCTTTCTCGTCTGGTTTTTCGGCAGTCCGGCATCTGGCCGGTCGTGGCAGGCGCAGATTCTGGCGGAGCCGGCGGCGCAAATCCAGATCCAGGCCTCACAAACCCGAGCGGGATGGAGTGCCGTTATCTGCAGTCAACGGCCGGCCAGCGATCGGGCTTTTTAACCGAGGTTGCGCGACATTGCCCGCACGATCGCACAGCCGAAAAACCCGTGTCGCTTTCTGTCGCGAAATCATGGCCATCTTTCCGAAAATACCTCGCCCCACCGCGCAGCCATGCCCGGAGTTGCGTGCAGTTGGCGCCAGTGCCGCTGGAGGGCGGCAAGCAATGCCTGCGGATTCGTCAGCCCAGCGCCGCGATCACGTCTTTGGGGGCCTGCACCAGCTCGATGAGCACCCCCTCACCCGCGATCGGAAACTCCGCGCTGGATTTGGGGTGTAGAAAGGTGATGTCGTGCCCCGCCGCACCCTGGCGGATACCACCGGGCGCGAAGCGCACCCCCTGGGCCGTGAGCCATTCCACCGCGCTCGGCAGGTCGTCGATCCACAGGCCGATGTGGTTGAGCGGCGTGGTGTGCACGGCCGGCTTCTTGTCCACGTCCAGCGGTTGCATCAGGTCCACCTCCACCGCATGCGCGCCCCGGCCCATGGCCAGGATGTCTTCGTCGACGTTCTCGCGCTCGCTGCGGAAGGTGCCGGTCTGTTCGAGGCCCAGCATGTCCACCCACAGCGCCTTCATGCGCTCCTTGTCGGTGCCGCCGATGGCGACTTGCTGGATGCCGAGGACCTTGAACGGACGTGCGGTGATGGAATTTGCCATGCGGGCTCCAAAAACGGTTTACTATGATTTTTATAGCGATATGCCATAGTGGAATATGCGCCGCAGGCCAAAACGGGCCTGATCCACGGCGTGCCACCCACAGGCATGCGCCACGCGGTGCCGGCCGGTTCGGGCCTTGCCCGCCCCGCCCGCGCCACCGCGCACGGGGATCACTGGAATTCCAGGATCACCTGGTCCACCGCCAGCGACTCACCCTTGCCGGCCACCACCTTGCCCACGACACCGTCCTGGGTGGCGAACAGGATGTTCTCCATCTTCATGGCCTCGATCACTGCGAGCTTTTCGCCGGCCTGCACCGCCTGGCCGGGCTGCACCGCCACGTCGACCAGCAGCCCGGGCATGGGCGACAGCAGGAACTTGCTCAGGTCCGGCGGCGCCTTGTACGGCATGAGCTGGTGCAGGCGAGCGCCCAGGGGGGACAGCACCATCGCATCGATCTGCGTGCCGTTGTGCGAGATGCGCAGCGCCAGCGGGCTGCGTGGCGTGCCGCGCTCGACCTGTGCGGTGAAGCCCGCGCCGTTGCACTGGCCCTGCACGCGGATCTGGCCCAGCGTGGCCGCGCTGCCGATCTGGTAGCTCTTGCCGCCCACCGACACGGCGCTGGAGCCCGAGCTGCCCTGGAAATCCGTCACCGACACCGCGTGGTGCTCGTTGCGCCCTTCGTGCCCCATCACCACCACCACGAACTGCTCGCCCACCTTCACGTTGTGGCCGGCCAGTTGCCCGCTGATGCCCGAGGCACGCGCACGGTAGCGGCGGTTCATGTACGCCGCCAGCGCCACCAGAAACAGCGGATCGTCGTGCGGCACGTCCTGCGAGGCAAAGCCCTGGCTGTAGTTCTCGGCGATGAAGCCGGTGTTGAAGTCGCCCGCCACGAAACGCGGATGGGCCAGCAGCGCGGCCTGGAACGGGATGTTGCTGCCCACGCCGCGGATCACGAACCCGTTGAGCGCGGCGCGCATCTTGTGGATGGCGTCTTCCCGGTCCTGGCCGTGCACGATGAGCTTGGCGATCATCGAGTCGTAGTACATGGGGATCTCGCCGCCCTCGTACACGCCCGTGTCCACCCGCACGCCCAGCTTTTTGGTGGTATCGGCCTGGAACATCGACTCCTCCGGTGGCTGAAAGCGCACCAGGCGGCCGGTGGAGGGCAGAAAGTTGCGGAACGGGTCTTCGGCGTTGATGCGGCACTCGATGGCCCAGCCATCGCGCCGGACGTCGGC
This region of Acidovorax sp. GBBC 1281 genomic DNA includes:
- a CDS encoding VOC family protein — translated: MANSITARPFKVLGIQQVAIGGTDKERMKALWVDMLGLEQTGTFRSERENVDEDILAMGRGAHAVEVDLMQPLDVDKKPAVHTTPLNHIGLWIDDLPSAVEWLTAQGVRFAPGGIRQGAAGHDITFLHPKSSAEFPIAGEGVLIELVQAPKDVIAALG
- a CDS encoding acetyl-CoA carboxylase biotin carboxylase subunit, whose product is MFTKILIANRGEIACRVIATAKKMGIATVAVYSDADKEARHVKLADEAVHIGAAPSRESYLQADRIIAACKQTGAQAVHPGYGFLSENEAFAKRVEEEGIVFIGPKHHSIAAMGDKIASKKLANGAQVSTIPGWNDAIESAERAVEIARDIGYPVMIKASAGGGGKGLRVAYNDKEALEGFTSCRNEARNSFGDDRIFIEKFVQEPRHIEIQVLGDSQGNVIYLNERECSIQRRHQKVIEEAPSPFISDATRKAMGEQAVALAKAVNYQSAGTVEFVVGKDQDFYFLEMNTRLQVEHPVTECITGLDLVELMIRVAAGEPLPLTQADVRRDGWAIECRINAEDPFRNFLPSTGRLVRFQPPEESMFQADTTKKLGVRVDTGVYEGGEIPMYYDSMIAKLIVHGQDREDAIHKMRAALNGFVIRGVGSNIPFQAALLAHPRFVAGDFNTGFIAENYSQGFASQDVPHDDPLFLVALAAYMNRRYRARASGISGQLAGHNVKVGEQFVVVVMGHEGRNEHHAVSVTDFQGSSGSSAVSVGGKSYQIGSAATLGQIRVQGQCNGAGFTAQVERGTPRSPLALRISHNGTQIDAMVLSPLGARLHQLMPYKAPPDLSKFLLSPMPGLLVDVAVQPGQAVQAGEKLAVIEAMKMENILFATQDGVVGKVVAGKGESLAVDQVILEFQ
- the bioB gene encoding biotin synthase BioB; its protein translation is MPTTAVQPTPAAAQAVQLHRRPPVAQVPAGPWSVEAIQALLDKPFMDLMFQAQTVHREHWPAGDIELATLLSVKTGGCPENCGYCPQSAEFDTGVKAEKLMSVQEVTAAAQAAKDAGATRFCMGAAWRAPKDRDIEKVSELIGAVKGLGMQTCATLGMLESHQAQALKDAGLDYYNHNLDTAPEYYTDVVSTRAYQDRLDTLQHVRGAGISVCCGGIVGMGEAPVHRAGLLAQLANLNPYPESVPINSLVRVPGTPLADSEPVDPLDFVRVIAVARITMPKARVRLSAGRQQMGDAVQALCFMAGANSIFYGDKLLVTGNPEGEADVKLLAKLGLKGHRTTRTEAEELPLRA